Proteins from a genomic interval of Lysobacter stagni:
- a CDS encoding N-acetylmuramoyl-L-alanine amidase, producing MRVNAATVQKCLLGLALLAALAWNLAHASEIKGLELREGATGTRAEIALDRDADFRVIHLKGPDRLVIDLPASSLARGFNLPAGGVGVVKSVRTGAPTPGTARIVFDLAQPVAVLKPRIEQGGTGPRLVLEWPGDGAGSSIPAATVAAQPPAATPTANDLPSSSTPSTATAPAVDPAAASSAATTRLITEIVARNGAGATAAAPSAPASVPAPGVATTTNSTPVAPVIGPAVGAATTAPQLATATPKPPVATTIATGVPTRIATGQPTPMPGAAASAAAAVESDNGPAAAQAPVKTMKDVMRGRGMRPLIIAIDAGHGGQDPGALGPSGKREKDVTLAIARELARQVNATPGLKAYLTRDTDVFIPLPRRAQLARQGKADMFISIHADAAENRAAKGSSVYVLSLKGASSQRARWLADKENASDLIGGVRLEQTSNTLASVLLDLTQSGHMKASEDAANQVLDGLKRVGANHKPNIERANFAVLRTSDMPAMLVETAFISNPDEERRLTDPAHQRNLARAVLDGINTYFTRQPPPGTLYAARADAQFATSDAGTGGSL from the coding sequence ATGCGCGTCAATGCCGCTACCGTCCAGAAGTGTCTGCTCGGCCTTGCGCTGCTTGCCGCGCTGGCGTGGAATCTCGCGCACGCCAGTGAAATCAAGGGCTTGGAACTTCGCGAAGGCGCCACTGGCACGCGCGCCGAGATCGCCCTGGACCGCGACGCCGACTTCAGGGTCATCCACCTCAAGGGCCCGGACCGGCTGGTCATCGACCTTCCCGCCTCCAGCCTGGCGCGCGGGTTCAACCTTCCCGCCGGCGGCGTGGGCGTGGTGAAGTCCGTGCGCACCGGCGCGCCGACGCCCGGCACGGCGCGCATCGTGTTCGACCTGGCCCAGCCGGTCGCCGTGCTGAAGCCGCGCATCGAACAGGGCGGTACGGGGCCGCGCCTTGTCCTGGAATGGCCCGGTGACGGTGCCGGCAGCAGCATTCCGGCCGCGACCGTGGCCGCCCAGCCGCCGGCTGCGACGCCAACCGCGAACGACCTTCCCTCGTCTTCGACCCCGTCGACCGCCACGGCGCCCGCGGTCGATCCGGCCGCCGCTTCCTCGGCCGCCACCACCCGGTTGATCACCGAGATTGTTGCCCGCAATGGCGCGGGCGCGACGGCGGCTGCGCCGTCGGCCCCGGCCTCTGTGCCGGCGCCGGGAGTGGCGACGACCACGAACAGCACACCTGTGGCGCCGGTCATCGGTCCCGCCGTGGGGGCTGCCACCACGGCGCCCCAGCTTGCGACCGCGACGCCGAAACCGCCGGTGGCCACGACCATCGCTACCGGCGTGCCCACGCGCATCGCCACCGGCCAGCCCACGCCGATGCCGGGCGCCGCCGCCTCCGCGGCCGCTGCGGTCGAGTCCGACAACGGCCCGGCCGCCGCGCAGGCGCCGGTCAAGACCATGAAGGACGTGATGCGTGGACGCGGCATGCGCCCGCTCATCATCGCCATCGACGCCGGCCATGGCGGGCAGGACCCGGGCGCGCTCGGCCCCAGCGGCAAGCGCGAGAAGGACGTGACGCTGGCCATCGCCCGCGAACTGGCGCGCCAGGTGAACGCGACGCCGGGCCTGAAGGCCTATCTCACGCGCGATACCGACGTCTTCATTCCGCTGCCGCGCCGTGCCCAGCTGGCGCGTCAGGGCAAGGCGGACATGTTCATCTCGATCCACGCCGACGCCGCCGAGAACCGCGCGGCCAAGGGGTCGTCGGTGTACGTGCTGTCGCTGAAGGGCGCCTCGTCGCAGCGCGCCCGCTGGCTGGCCGACAAGGAAAACGCGTCCGACCTGATCGGCGGCGTGCGCCTTGAGCAGACCAGCAACACGCTGGCCTCGGTGCTGCTGGATCTCACCCAGAGCGGGCACATGAAGGCGTCCGAAGACGCGGCCAACCAGGTCCTGGACGGCCTCAAGCGTGTCGGCGCGAACCACAAGCCGAACATCGAACGCGCCAACTTCGCCGTGCTGCGCACCTCGGACATGCCGGCGATGCTGGTCGAGACGGCCTTCATCTCCAATCCGGACGAAGAGCGTCGCCTCACCGATCCGGCTCACCAGCGCAACCTGGCGCGTGCCGTGCTCGACGGCATCAACACGTACTTCACCCGCCAGCCGCCTCCCGGCACGCTCTACGCGGCACGTGCCGACGCGCAGTTCGCGACGTCCGACGCAGGCACCGGCGGCAGCCTTTAA
- a CDS encoding TraB/GumN family protein encodes MRRLKLLCLSLFAVAGLMSVAVAVEQARSPAAPVTASPAPASAKAPPVPLLWKVSDGDNAVYLLGSFHLLKQDDYPVSPDIEQALAASDKVVFEVPPEEMLDPAMAQKFLAAAGYADGRTLSQVLPAALREKFNRILAQRGASIAQFESYEPWFVNLSLLMGVSQQMGFRSDQGLDQYLMQQAAAKGKATGGLESIDLQLKVLDSTPMNEQVMALKEFLDKPSDMPGMLSDLHGAWRDGDLARLDSLTREDMREKTPQTYRIINVERNDAWVPQIQQMLDGASKGDTLVVVGALHLLGDDGVVEKLRAKGYTVQRVCSACAPVSDASVPAK; translated from the coding sequence ATGCGCCGCCTGAAACTCCTCTGCCTGTCGTTGTTCGCGGTCGCCGGATTGATGTCCGTCGCGGTGGCGGTCGAACAGGCACGTTCGCCGGCAGCGCCCGTCACTGCGTCACCTGCACCAGCGTCGGCCAAGGCGCCGCCGGTGCCGCTGCTGTGGAAGGTGTCCGACGGCGACAACGCGGTGTACCTGCTGGGTTCGTTCCACCTGCTCAAGCAGGACGACTACCCGGTATCGCCGGACATCGAGCAGGCGCTGGCGGCGTCGGACAAGGTGGTCTTCGAAGTGCCGCCGGAAGAGATGCTGGATCCGGCGATGGCGCAGAAGTTCCTCGCGGCGGCCGGCTACGCGGATGGCCGCACGCTGAGCCAGGTGCTGCCGGCGGCGCTGCGCGAGAAGTTCAACCGCATCCTGGCCCAGCGCGGCGCCTCGATCGCGCAGTTCGAAAGTTACGAGCCGTGGTTCGTAAACCTGTCGCTGCTGATGGGCGTCTCGCAGCAGATGGGCTTCCGATCCGACCAGGGGCTGGACCAGTACCTGATGCAGCAGGCCGCGGCGAAGGGCAAGGCGACCGGCGGGCTGGAATCGATCGACCTGCAACTGAAGGTGCTCGATTCCACGCCGATGAACGAGCAGGTCATGGCGCTGAAGGAATTCCTCGACAAGCCCAGCGACATGCCCGGCATGCTCAGCGACCTGCACGGCGCCTGGCGCGATGGCGACCTGGCGCGCCTGGACTCGCTCACGCGCGAGGACATGCGCGAGAAGACGCCACAGACGTACCGGATCATCAACGTCGAACGCAACGACGCCTGGGTGCCGCAGATCCAGCAGATGCTGGACGGCGCCAGCAAGGGCGACACGCTGGTGGTGGTCGGCGCACTGCACCTGCTGGGCGATGACGGCGTGGTCGAGAAGCTGCGCGCGAAGGGCTACACGGTGCAACGCGTCTGCTCTGCCTGCGCACCCGTGAGCGACGCGAGCGTTCCGGCGAAGTGA
- the mutL gene encoding DNA mismatch repair endonuclease MutL, with product MTIRQLPDTLINQIAAGEVIERPASVVKELVENALDAGARRIDIDLEEGGVRLIRIRDDGKGIDAGELPLAVSRHATSKIASLDDLEGVATLGFRGEALPSIASVSRFALTSRRQGTEQAASLDVDGGRVGDVMPRPHPQGTTVEVRDLFFNVPARRKFLKAERTELGHIEEWLRQLALARPDVELRVSHNGKPSRRWKGEGDLLSEVRLHEALGEEFARNVLRIDHAGAGLRLHGWIAQPAYNRASADQQYLYVNGRAVRDRSISHAIKQAYADVLFHGRQPAYVLFLELDPRRVDVNVHPAKHEVRFRDARLIHDFVYRTLQDALAHTRAGAIAGVAAAPEAQGATAAWPPPSYAQFDRTSQAPLPMQVAEARAGYAALYAAPSTADVAMAPMPSHVPLPATGDATLPPLGYAIAQLHGIYILAETAEGLIVVDMHAAHERIGYEKLKHAHDGEGLRTQPLLVPASVAVSEREAEVAEREADTLAALGFEVTRSGPQSLTLRSVPALLAHGDVEALLRDVLADLREHGQSRRVAAARDELLATMACHGAVRANRRLTLPEMNALLREMEATERSGQCNHGRPTWARFTLPDIDRWFLRGR from the coding sequence GTGACGATCCGCCAGCTTCCCGACACCCTCATCAACCAGATCGCCGCCGGCGAGGTCATCGAACGCCCCGCGTCGGTGGTCAAGGAGCTCGTCGAGAACGCGCTCGACGCCGGCGCACGCCGCATCGACATCGATCTGGAAGAGGGCGGCGTCCGGCTCATCCGCATCCGCGACGACGGCAAGGGCATCGACGCCGGCGAATTGCCGCTGGCCGTATCGCGCCATGCCACCAGCAAGATCGCCTCGCTCGACGACCTGGAAGGCGTTGCCACGCTCGGCTTCCGCGGCGAGGCCTTGCCGTCGATCGCCTCCGTCAGCCGTTTCGCGCTCACTTCGCGCCGCCAGGGCACCGAACAGGCAGCCAGCCTCGACGTGGACGGCGGGCGCGTCGGCGACGTGATGCCGCGCCCGCACCCGCAGGGCACCACGGTCGAAGTGCGCGACCTGTTCTTCAACGTGCCGGCGCGCCGCAAGTTCCTCAAGGCCGAGCGCACCGAGCTGGGCCACATCGAAGAATGGCTGCGCCAGCTCGCGCTCGCGCGACCGGACGTGGAGCTGCGTGTTTCCCACAACGGCAAGCCGTCGCGCCGGTGGAAAGGCGAGGGCGACCTGCTTTCGGAAGTGCGCCTGCACGAAGCACTGGGCGAGGAGTTCGCGCGCAACGTGCTGCGCATCGACCACGCAGGCGCGGGCCTGCGCCTGCACGGCTGGATCGCCCAGCCCGCCTACAACCGTGCCAGCGCCGACCAGCAGTACCTGTACGTCAACGGCCGCGCCGTGCGCGATCGCAGCATCTCGCACGCCATCAAGCAGGCGTACGCCGATGTGCTGTTCCATGGGCGCCAGCCGGCGTACGTGCTGTTCCTGGAACTCGATCCGCGCCGGGTGGACGTCAACGTGCATCCGGCCAAGCACGAAGTGCGTTTCCGCGATGCGCGCCTGATCCACGATTTCGTGTACCGGACGCTGCAGGATGCGCTGGCGCACACGCGCGCCGGCGCAATCGCTGGCGTGGCCGCCGCGCCGGAAGCGCAAGGCGCGACTGCCGCCTGGCCACCGCCGTCGTATGCGCAGTTCGACCGGACCTCGCAGGCGCCGCTGCCGATGCAGGTGGCCGAGGCGCGCGCAGGCTACGCAGCGTTGTATGCGGCGCCGTCGACGGCGGATGTCGCGATGGCGCCGATGCCCTCCCACGTGCCGCTGCCCGCGACCGGCGACGCCACGCTGCCGCCGCTGGGTTACGCCATCGCGCAGCTGCACGGCATCTACATCCTGGCCGAGACCGCCGAAGGCCTGATCGTCGTCGACATGCACGCCGCGCACGAGCGCATCGGTTACGAGAAGCTCAAGCACGCGCACGACGGCGAAGGCCTTCGCACGCAGCCCCTGCTGGTGCCGGCATCGGTTGCCGTGTCGGAGCGCGAGGCCGAGGTCGCCGAGCGCGAGGCCGACACCCTGGCCGCGCTGGGGTTCGAAGTCACCCGCAGCGGCCCGCAGTCGCTGACGCTGCGCAGCGTGCCGGCCTTGCTTGCGCACGGCGATGTCGAGGCGCTGCTGCGCGACGTGCTGGCCGATCTGCGCGAACACGGGCAGTCCCGGCGAGTGGCCGCCGCGCGCGATGAGCTGCTGGCCACGATGGCCTGCCATGGCGCGGTGCGTGCCAACCGCCGCCTCACGCTGCCGGAAATGAATGCCCTGTTGCGCGAGATGGAGGCGACGGAGCGCTCCGGACAGTGCAATCATGGCCGTCCAACCTGGGCGCGTTTCACGCTGCCCGACATCGACCGCTGGTTCCTGCGAGGACGTTGA
- a CDS encoding SCO family protein, translating to MKRLATVTLGIAMLAGVAISATDEAFAAPATGTALPADSVYQLPLQLTDQAGQARDWRTRRGKPQLVAMFYTSCQYICPLIVDSGKAIEAQLTPAQRNRLGILLVSMDPKRDTPAALASVVAKRKLDTARWTLAAPPTDSVRDVAGLLGIRFRQLEDGEFNHTSALILLDADGRILGRTEQVGTRPDPEFVALVRKTVGS from the coding sequence ATGAAACGACTTGCGACTGTGACACTCGGGATCGCGATGCTGGCAGGCGTGGCGATTTCCGCAACGGACGAGGCCTTTGCCGCACCTGCAACGGGCACCGCGCTGCCGGCCGATTCCGTCTACCAGCTTCCCCTGCAGCTCACCGACCAGGCAGGACAGGCCCGCGACTGGCGCACGCGGCGCGGCAAGCCACAACTGGTGGCGATGTTCTACACGTCCTGCCAGTACATCTGTCCGCTGATCGTCGATTCCGGCAAGGCGATCGAGGCGCAACTGACGCCCGCACAACGCAACCGCCTCGGCATCCTGCTGGTGAGCATGGACCCGAAACGCGACACGCCGGCCGCACTCGCCTCCGTCGTCGCCAAGCGCAAGCTGGACACGGCGCGCTGGACCCTCGCTGCGCCGCCCACCGATTCGGTGCGCGACGTCGCAGGCCTGCTCGGCATCCGCTTCAGGCAGCTTGAGGACGGTGAGTTCAACCACACCAGCGCGCTGATCCTGCTCGACGCGGACGGCCGCATCCTGGGCCGGACGGAACAGGTCGGCACGCGTCCGGATCCGGAGTTCGTGGCCCTGGTGCGGAAGACTGTCGGTTCCTGA
- the pgi gene encoding glucose-6-phosphate isomerase: MTTDARLSHLRAQAGRVVQNPLQKLIADDPARAQDFVLRVGPVYANFARQHYDREALAALFDTAERAGAPARVKALFDGEKINLTEGRSVLHTALRGDVSDAPVAKQAHAQALEARQRMRALIDALSATDITDIVSVGIGGSDLGPRLAVDALSGPKPGRFRVHFLSNVDGHAAQRVLAGLDPARTAAVLISKTFGTQETLLNGTILRDWLGGTSRLYAVSANVQRAADTFQIPPERILPMWDWVGGRYSLWSAVGFPIALAIGMDAFEQMLEGASEMDAHVLRTPLERNLAAWHAMTSVWNRNGLGYATQAVHAYDERLKLLSNYLQQLVMESLGKSVRTDGSPVGVETVPVWWGGAGTDTQHSFFQALHQGTSIVPSDFIGVVRSDSPYADNHRALQANLLAQTEAFANGQASEDPHRAYAGNRPSTTILLDALTPHAFGALLALYEHSVYLQSVVWGINAFDQFGVELGKQVASRLLPALAGEAQADDPVTRELLQRLR, translated from the coding sequence ATGACGACCGACGCCCGTCTGAGCCATCTTCGCGCCCAGGCAGGGCGCGTCGTCCAGAACCCGCTGCAGAAGCTGATCGCCGACGACCCGGCGCGCGCCCAGGATTTCGTCCTGCGCGTGGGCCCGGTCTACGCCAATTTCGCCCGCCAGCATTACGACCGCGAAGCGCTCGCGGCGCTGTTCGACACCGCAGAGCGTGCCGGCGCCCCTGCACGGGTGAAGGCGCTGTTCGACGGCGAGAAGATCAACCTCACCGAAGGTCGCTCCGTACTGCACACCGCGCTGCGCGGCGATGTGTCCGACGCGCCCGTCGCGAAGCAGGCGCACGCGCAGGCCCTCGAAGCGCGCCAGCGCATGCGTGCGCTGATCGATGCGCTGTCGGCCACCGACATCACCGACATCGTCAGCGTGGGCATCGGCGGTTCCGATCTCGGCCCGCGCCTGGCGGTGGATGCACTGAGCGGCCCGAAGCCCGGCCGTTTCCGCGTGCATTTCCTCAGCAACGTCGACGGCCACGCCGCGCAGCGCGTGCTGGCGGGGCTCGATCCCGCGCGCACGGCGGCGGTGCTGATCTCCAAGACCTTCGGCACGCAGGAAACGCTGCTCAACGGCACGATCCTGCGCGACTGGCTCGGCGGCACGTCGCGCCTGTACGCGGTGTCGGCAAACGTGCAGCGCGCCGCCGACACCTTCCAGATTCCGCCCGAGCGCATCCTGCCGATGTGGGACTGGGTGGGCGGACGTTATTCGCTGTGGTCGGCGGTCGGTTTCCCGATCGCGCTGGCCATCGGCATGGACGCCTTCGAGCAGATGCTCGAAGGCGCCTCCGAGATGGACGCGCACGTGCTGCGCACGCCGCTGGAGCGCAACCTCGCCGCTTGGCACGCGATGACCAGCGTGTGGAACCGCAACGGGCTGGGATACGCGACGCAGGCCGTGCACGCGTACGACGAACGCCTGAAGCTGTTGTCCAACTACCTGCAGCAGCTGGTGATGGAAAGCCTGGGCAAGTCCGTGCGCACCGACGGTTCGCCGGTGGGCGTGGAGACCGTCCCTGTGTGGTGGGGCGGTGCAGGCACCGACACGCAGCACAGCTTCTTCCAGGCGCTGCACCAGGGCACCTCGATCGTGCCGTCGGATTTCATCGGCGTGGTGCGCAGCGATTCGCCGTATGCCGACAACCACCGGGCGTTGCAGGCCAACCTGCTTGCGCAGACCGAAGCCTTCGCCAACGGCCAGGCCAGCGAGGATCCGCATCGCGCGTACGCCGGCAACCGCCCCAGCACGACGATCCTTCTCGACGCACTGACGCCGCACGCCTTCGGCGCGCTGCTGGCGCTGTACGAGCACAGCGTTTACCTGCAGTCGGTGGTGTGGGGCATCAATGCCTTCGACCAGTTCGGCGTCGAGCTGGGCAAGCAGGTTGCCAGTCGCCTGCTGCCAGCGCTGGCGGGCGAGGCGCAGGCGGACGATCCGGTCACGCGCGAGCTGCTGCAGCGCCTGCGCTGA
- a CDS encoding NAD(P)H-hydrate dehydratase → MSFDVIPFAGALHDTASLRRIEAAAARSLGDSHELMRRAGQSAWRELLAVWPQAQRVVVVCGPGNNGGDGYVLAQHAQQAGRDVQVVRLPGDAPRGDLARRAAEAYTGRVVEFAQSLPACDVIVDALFGIGFSRAPDDATRALIEAVNAHPAPVLALDVPSGVDADRGSVPGAAVDAARTVEFIASKSGLRTGAALDHVGTLTLATLQLGVDVFDGIAPQAERIAPVDLPRWLAPRRRDSHKGSNGRVLCIGGEHGSGGAIMLCAQAALRSGAGLVEVATRERHIAPLLSRLPEAMAHEVGDARALHDALDRADAIAVGPGLGQQDWGLHLYERAVASAKPLLLDADALNLLAIRPFALPADAVITPHPGEAARLLGITTAQVQQDRFAAARALSERYACVVVLKGAGTVVAAAHETPRVVAAGNPGMAVGGMGDVLSGVIAALRAQGMNAFDAASCGALLHAAAGDAAAHEGGERGLLPSDLMPWLRHFANRDPYVPEPMR, encoded by the coding sequence ATGTCCTTCGACGTCATCCCGTTTGCCGGAGCGCTCCACGACACGGCCTCGTTGCGCCGGATCGAGGCGGCGGCCGCGCGCTCGCTGGGCGATTCGCACGAGCTGATGCGCCGCGCCGGCCAGTCGGCATGGCGGGAACTGCTGGCCGTGTGGCCGCAGGCGCAGCGCGTGGTCGTGGTATGCGGTCCAGGCAACAACGGCGGTGACGGTTACGTGCTCGCGCAGCACGCGCAACAGGCCGGGCGCGACGTGCAGGTCGTCCGTCTGCCCGGAGATGCACCGCGTGGCGATCTGGCGCGTCGCGCCGCCGAGGCGTACACCGGGCGCGTGGTCGAGTTCGCGCAGTCGCTGCCGGCATGCGACGTCATCGTCGATGCGCTGTTCGGCATCGGTTTCTCGCGTGCGCCGGACGATGCGACGCGCGCGCTGATCGAGGCAGTCAATGCGCATCCGGCGCCGGTGCTGGCGCTGGATGTGCCCAGTGGCGTCGATGCCGATCGCGGCAGCGTTCCGGGCGCTGCGGTCGACGCGGCGCGCACCGTCGAGTTCATCGCTTCCAAGTCGGGGCTTCGCACCGGTGCGGCACTGGATCATGTTGGCACGCTGACACTGGCAACACTGCAGTTGGGCGTCGACGTGTTCGATGGAATCGCGCCGCAGGCCGAACGCATCGCACCGGTCGATCTGCCACGCTGGCTCGCGCCGCGTCGTCGCGACAGCCACAAGGGCAGCAACGGGCGTGTGCTGTGCATCGGCGGCGAGCACGGTAGCGGTGGTGCAATCATGTTGTGCGCGCAGGCCGCGCTGCGCAGCGGAGCGGGGCTGGTGGAAGTCGCCACGCGCGAACGCCACATCGCGCCGTTGCTGTCGCGCCTGCCCGAGGCGATGGCGCATGAGGTGGGCGATGCACGCGCGCTGCACGATGCGCTGGACCGCGCCGACGCGATTGCCGTCGGGCCAGGACTGGGTCAGCAGGACTGGGGGTTGCATCTCTACGAGCGAGCAGTGGCGAGCGCGAAACCGCTGCTGCTGGATGCCGATGCGCTCAACCTGCTTGCGATCAGGCCTTTCGCACTGCCGGCCGATGCGGTGATCACGCCGCATCCTGGCGAGGCGGCGCGGCTGCTCGGCATCACAACGGCTCAGGTGCAACAGGATCGCTTCGCCGCCGCGCGTGCATTGAGCGAGCGCTACGCGTGCGTGGTCGTGCTGAAAGGCGCGGGCACCGTCGTTGCGGCTGCGCACGAGACACCGCGTGTTGTCGCAGCCGGAAACCCGGGCATGGCGGTCGGCGGCATGGGCGACGTGCTCAGCGGCGTGATCGCGGCGTTGCGTGCGCAGGGAATGAATGCGTTCGATGCCGCCAGTTGCGGTGCGCTGCTGCACGCAGCCGCGGGCGATGCTGCCGCGCACGAAGGCGGTGAACGCGGATTGTTGCCATCCGATCTGATGCCATGGCTGCGTCATTTCGCCAACCGGGATCCATACGTTCCGGAGCCGATGCGATGA
- the queG gene encoding tRNA epoxyqueuosine(34) reductase QueG has protein sequence MKPAAPPPFEATADPIALAHRVRELAREFGFQRCGIAGIELGQDEAHLRDWLAQGLYGSMDWMARHGELRARPQELHPGTIRVISVGLDYGRDGDEAWATLDDAERAYVARYALGRDYHKLMRQRLQRLADRIAEDFGAFGHRVFVDSAPVLERALARNAGLGWIGKHTCLIDKDGGSFFFLGEIYVDLPLPVDPPASAHCGTCRRCIDICPTQAIVAPYRLDARRCISYLTIEHEGVIPEDLRAPIGNRIFGCDDCQLVCPWNKFAQRTDEPDFRTRNDLDKATLVDLFAWSEEEFLQRTEGSAIRRSGHERWLRNIAVALGNAPSTPAVIDALRSRRDSASPMVREHIEWALRRHGIA, from the coding sequence GTGAAACCCGCCGCACCTCCGCCGTTCGAAGCCACAGCCGACCCCATCGCGCTGGCACACCGCGTGCGCGAGCTCGCCCGCGAGTTCGGCTTCCAGCGCTGCGGCATCGCCGGCATCGAACTGGGCCAGGACGAAGCGCATCTGCGCGATTGGCTGGCGCAGGGCCTGTACGGCTCGATGGACTGGATGGCGCGCCATGGCGAACTTCGCGCACGTCCGCAGGAACTGCATCCAGGCACGATCCGCGTCATCTCGGTCGGGCTGGATTACGGACGCGACGGCGACGAAGCCTGGGCCACGCTCGACGACGCGGAGCGCGCCTACGTCGCGCGCTACGCGCTGGGCCGGGACTACCACAAGCTCATGCGCCAGCGACTGCAGCGGCTCGCCGACCGCATCGCCGAGGACTTCGGGGCGTTCGGGCATCGCGTGTTCGTCGACTCCGCGCCGGTGCTGGAACGCGCGCTCGCCCGCAACGCCGGGCTGGGATGGATCGGCAAGCACACCTGCCTGATCGACAAGGATGGCGGTTCGTTCTTCTTCCTCGGCGAGATCTACGTCGACCTGCCGCTGCCGGTCGATCCACCGGCCAGCGCGCATTGCGGCACCTGCCGGCGCTGCATCGACATCTGCCCGACGCAGGCGATCGTCGCGCCCTATCGCCTGGATGCGCGGCGCTGCATTTCCTACCTCACCATCGAGCATGAGGGCGTCATTCCCGAGGACCTGCGCGCCCCCATCGGCAACCGCATCTTCGGCTGCGACGACTGCCAGCTGGTGTGCCCCTGGAACAAGTTCGCCCAGCGCACCGACGAACCCGATTTCCGCACGCGCAACGACCTGGACAAGGCGACGCTGGTCGACCTGTTCGCGTGGAGCGAGGAGGAATTCCTGCAGCGCACGGAAGGATCGGCGATCCGTCGTAGCGGCCATGAGCGCTGGCTGCGCAACATCGCCGTCGCGCTGGGCAATGCGCCTTCCACGCCAGCGGTCATCGATGCGCTGCGTTCGCGCCGCGACTCGGCAAGCCCGATGGTGCGCGAGCACATCGAGTGGGCGCTGCGGCGGCATGGCATCGCCTGA
- a CDS encoding DUF1684 domain-containing protein — protein sequence MTAVAKGALMLAVLFAATACGKQGGDAASDEQAKAAQAAFTQELALFRQQRVAALTKPDGWTSLVGLHWIDPGAHYIGSSTGNGIQLTVGPAHFGMVELSNGRLRFVPEKGVAMTLDGAPLTGETILRADDAPAGPSVIQFDEGKGIATVIKRGPRYALRVKHADAPTRTGFRGLEYWPASTDWRVQGRFVAHPPGKTLEIANIIGTTDAVPNPGVIEFERDGKTFRIEALDEGEETLFLVFADRTSGHGSYPAGRFLDIAKPGAGDHVVLDFNQTYNPPCAFTPFATCPLPPPENRLDLAIQAGEKTYAHATP from the coding sequence ATGACTGCAGTTGCGAAGGGGGCGTTGATGCTGGCCGTGCTGTTTGCGGCGACGGCATGCGGCAAGCAGGGCGGCGATGCCGCCAGCGATGAACAGGCGAAGGCAGCGCAGGCGGCCTTCACGCAGGAGCTGGCGCTGTTCCGCCAGCAGCGCGTGGCCGCGCTCACCAAGCCCGATGGCTGGACCAGCCTGGTCGGCCTGCACTGGATCGACCCGGGCGCGCACTACATCGGCAGCTCGACCGGCAACGGCATCCAGCTGACAGTGGGGCCGGCGCACTTCGGCATGGTCGAGCTGAGCAACGGCCGCCTGCGCTTCGTGCCGGAGAAAGGCGTGGCGATGACGCTGGACGGCGCGCCGCTGACCGGTGAGACGATCCTGCGCGCCGACGACGCACCGGCGGGCCCGAGCGTGATCCAGTTCGACGAAGGCAAGGGCATCGCCACTGTCATCAAGCGCGGCCCGCGTTACGCATTGCGCGTGAAGCACGCCGATGCGCCCACGCGCACCGGCTTCCGCGGCCTGGAGTACTGGCCCGCGAGCACCGACTGGCGCGTGCAGGGCCGCTTCGTTGCGCATCCGCCGGGCAAGACGCTGGAGATCGCCAACATCATCGGCACCACCGATGCGGTGCCCAATCCGGGCGTGATCGAGTTCGAACGCGACGGCAAGACCTTCCGCATCGAGGCGCTGGACGAAGGCGAGGAGACGCTGTTCCTCGTGTTCGCCGACCGCACCAGCGGGCACGGGAGCTATCCGGCCGGCCGCTTCCTCGACATCGCCAAGCCGGGCGCGGGCGATCATGTCGTGCTCGACTTCAACCAGACCTACAACCCGCCGTGCGCGTTCACGCCGTTCGCGACGTGCCCGCTGCCGCCGCCGGAAAACCGCCTCGACCTGGCCATCCAGGCCGGCGAGAAGACCTACGCCCACGCCACCCCCTGA
- the tsaE gene encoding tRNA (adenosine(37)-N6)-threonylcarbamoyltransferase complex ATPase subunit type 1 TsaE encodes MSERWLPDADSTDALGAALAHTRPANAVVHLHGDLGAGKSTLARALLRALGVQGAIRSPTYTLVERYPLSDGGEAWHLDLYRIADAGELEFLGLDGAEVRLWLVEWPERGTGHLPAPDLTVELAMRGAGRAARLVPGSQTGREWLDRLTVSHGVAADS; translated from the coding sequence ATGAGTGAACGCTGGTTGCCCGATGCCGATTCGACCGATGCACTCGGCGCTGCGTTGGCGCACACGCGCCCTGCGAATGCCGTGGTGCATCTGCATGGCGATCTGGGCGCGGGAAAGTCCACGCTCGCACGTGCACTGTTGCGCGCGCTTGGCGTGCAGGGCGCGATTCGCAGTCCAACCTACACGCTCGTCGAACGCTATCCGCTCTCCGACGGTGGTGAAGCGTGGCATCTGGACCTGTATCGGATTGCCGACGCGGGCGAACTGGAATTCCTCGGGTTGGACGGCGCGGAAGTGCGGCTGTGGCTGGTGGAATGGCCGGAGCGTGGCACCGGCCATCTGCCTGCGCCGGACCTGACGGTGGAGCTGGCGATGCGCGGGGCAGGGCGCGCGGCACGGCTGGTCCCGGGCTCCCAAACCGGCCGCGAGTGGTTGGATCGGCTCACCGTAAGCCACGGGGTTGCGGCCGACTCCTGA